One part of the Hydrogenobacter sp. T-2 genome encodes these proteins:
- the fliP gene encoding flagellar type III secretion system pore protein FliP (The bacterial flagellar biogenesis protein FliP forms a type III secretion system (T3SS)-type pore required for flagellar assembly.) translates to MKIILLSLLLSLPALSQQIIPNIDIRVGTGQLDTSIRLLILLTILSLAPSIFIMTTSFIRIVIVLSLLRQALGVPTVPPNQVIVSLALFLTFFIMKPVFDRINSEALQPLLKNEITDDVFFDRTSSIMKEFMAKNTKKESLKVFLDISGLSKEEKENIKSPQDIPLSVLIPAFMVSEITTAFQIVFLLYLPFLIIDLVVASILISMGILMIPPQIISLPFKIMLFVLANGWELVVLSLVRSYQ, encoded by the coding sequence ATGAAGATAATCCTGCTTAGCCTTCTACTTTCTTTACCCGCCCTATCTCAACAGATAATCCCCAACATAGACATAAGGGTGGGAACAGGTCAATTAGACACATCCATAAGGCTCTTGATACTGCTTACCATCCTTTCCCTTGCACCCTCTATCTTCATAATGACCACCTCCTTTATAAGGATAGTTATAGTTCTTTCTCTTCTTAGACAGGCTTTGGGGGTTCCCACTGTTCCACCCAATCAGGTTATAGTTTCCCTTGCACTCTTCCTTACCTTCTTTATTATGAAGCCCGTCTTTGATAGAATAAACTCTGAAGCTCTTCAACCTCTTCTCAAAAACGAGATTACGGACGATGTTTTTTTTGACAGAACCTCCTCCATCATGAAGGAATTCATGGCAAAAAACACCAAAAAAGAAAGCCTAAAGGTCTTTCTTGATATATCAGGTCTCTCAAAGGAAGAGAAAGAGAACATAAAAAGCCCTCAAGATATTCCTCTGAGCGTTCTTATACCTGCTTTCATGGTAAGCGAAATAACCACAGCCTTTCAGATAGTCTTTTTGCTTTATCTTCCCTTTTTGATAATAGACCTTGTGGTTGCCTCTATCCTCATATCCATGGGTATTCTTATGATACCGCCTCAAATAATATCTCTACCCTTTAAGATAATGCTCTTTGTGCTTGCAAACGGCTGGGAGCTTGTGGTATTATCCCTTGTAAGGAGCTACCAATGA
- a CDS encoding flagellar basal body-associated FliL family protein gives MAEEVKEAKEEKKGGSKKILFILPLLLVILAGGGGAYFFLFAKKEKKGDNAPLPSQVGVMMDLGVFTVNLADRDTDAYARVAITLELSNEKVRQEVDKRLPIIKDAIIDVISSKTSSFVRTPEGRESLRLELIRRINTILFEGGVRNIYFTEFVVQTT, from the coding sequence ATGGCTGAGGAGGTAAAAGAAGCAAAAGAGGAAAAAAAAGGCGGGTCTAAGAAGATACTTTTTATTTTACCGCTCCTGTTGGTTATACTTGCAGGAGGTGGTGGAGCCTACTTTTTCCTTTTTGCGAAAAAGGAGAAAAAGGGAGATAACGCACCTCTCCCTTCTCAAGTAGGTGTTATGATGGACTTGGGAGTTTTTACCGTAAACCTTGCAGACAGGGATACAGACGCCTACGCAAGAGTTGCCATAACCCTTGAGCTTTCCAATGAGAAGGTAAGGCAGGAGGTAGATAAGAGGCTACCCATAATAAAGGATGCCATAATTGATGTAATAAGCAGTAAAACCTCCTCCTTTGTGAGAACTCCTGAGGGTAGAGAAAGCCTAAGGCTTGAGCTTATAAGAAGGATAAACACCATACTCTTTGAGGGTGGAGTTAGGAACATATACTTTACAGAATTTGTGGTGCAGACCACATGA
- a CDS encoding ribonuclease H-like domain-containing protein yields the protein MEKVVSFDIETFCPTEELTGEELLYLRGRKDYNSEEGFHRDLATNPYVSILISFSLFFLEENVGYVFYMAEEDKKEKSNITVDSRNIETLYTSISLKDGLLSAEKRLLEFLWEQLKDVDKLISFYGKDFDMEFIKIRTILQGIKPVALYKHLLSKNKNHIDLRELFNVGRNNYSLNFIAKRLNLPIDKGDMDGSKVRDAFLNKEYKKVAEYNLRDAIITGMLYERVKDYIQNKPLVDLLTSAGFSSSNEVVEYALDNGLLTEREVSNLINLYGKGPTDRQVQTLRNLTPNNEPDLGEVCGLLNYETICRIVKSREEEDHEEEIT from the coding sequence GTGGAAAAAGTTGTTAGCTTTGATATTGAGACCTTTTGTCCCACGGAGGAGCTTACAGGAGAAGAGCTTTTATATCTTAGAGGTAGAAAGGACTACAATTCTGAAGAGGGCTTCCACAGAGACCTTGCAACAAACCCTTATGTTTCCATCTTAATTTCCTTTTCCCTCTTCTTCTTGGAGGAGAATGTAGGATATGTCTTTTATATGGCTGAAGAAGATAAAAAAGAAAAGTCCAATATCACAGTAGATAGTAGAAACATAGAAACACTGTATACCTCTATATCTTTAAAAGATGGGCTTCTTTCTGCAGAGAAAAGGCTTCTTGAGTTCCTCTGGGAACAGCTAAAAGATGTTGATAAGCTTATTAGCTTTTACGGAAAGGACTTTGATATGGAGTTTATCAAAATAAGAACAATATTACAGGGCATTAAACCCGTCGCCCTCTATAAACACCTTCTTTCCAAAAACAAAAACCACATAGACCTAAGAGAACTGTTTAATGTAGGTAGGAACAACTACTCTCTCAACTTTATAGCAAAAAGGCTTAATCTTCCTATAGATAAGGGCGATATGGACGGTTCAAAGGTGAGAGATGCCTTTCTAAATAAAGAATACAAGAAGGTGGCAGAATACAACCTAAGGGATGCTATCATAACGGGCATGCTCTACGAAAGGGTTAAAGATTATATCCAAAACAAACCTCTCGTTGACCTTTTAACATCCGCAGGTTTTTCCAGTAGCAATGAGGTTGTAGAATACGCTCTTGATAATGGGCTTCTGACTGAAAGAGAAGTTTCCAATCTCATAAACCTCTATGGTAAAGGACCAACGGATAGACAAGTGCAAACTTTGCGTAATTTAACACCCAATAACGAGCCAGACTTGGGAGAGGTTTGTGGTCTTCTAAATTACGAAACCATCTGTAGAATAGTAAAATCAAGGGAAGAGGAAGACCACGAAGAAGAAATAACCTAA
- the fliQ gene encoding flagellar biosynthesis protein FliQ: MSPDMVISFGQKALEMALMLSAPVLLATFLVGLIISILQSATQIQEMTLSYIPKIIVAYITVLVLGAWMLNKLLDYTKELIINMPTWLR, from the coding sequence ATGAGCCCAGATATGGTTATATCCTTCGGACAAAAGGCTCTTGAGATGGCTCTTATGCTGTCCGCACCAGTGCTTCTTGCCACCTTTTTGGTGGGTCTGATAATAAGCATTCTACAGTCCGCTACGCAGATACAAGAAATGACCCTAAGCTACATACCGAAGATAATAGTTGCATACATAACGGTGCTTGTGCTCGGTGCGTGGATGCTTAACAAACTTCTTGACTACACAAAAGAGCTAATCATAAATATGCCTACTTGGCTGAGATGA
- the flhB gene encoding flagellar biosynthesis protein FlhB: MAQENRTEKATPYRRKKLREEGNVAKSPEIASSLTVFLSTVVLFFIGAYLFYEVVGFVHFIVDNPSMSLSSAVEYASQRFPRMLLPLFLITLLTVVLAHVGQFGFIFTLKPLQFKWERLNPFEGLKRIFSLNTAFDLFKNILKVSLFMVISYFILKGDLYNLFSAPSQDASSFLLYALRLTFKLILVLSVFAILIALLDYAYKRWDYERRIRMSKEEIKEEYKQQEGDPQIKSAIKRRMRQLARGRMMKEVPKASVVITNPTHIAIALRYNPEEGDKAPKVLAKGKGAIAERIVSIANESGVPVIRKEELARAMYPVVEVGEEIPPKFYRAVAEIIAFIMFRKRRLTA; the protein is encoded by the coding sequence ATGGCTCAAGAAAATAGGACAGAAAAGGCAACGCCATATAGGCGTAAAAAATTAAGGGAAGAGGGAAATGTAGCAAAAAGCCCAGAAATCGCATCTTCCTTAACGGTGTTTCTGTCCACCGTTGTCTTGTTTTTTATAGGTGCTTATCTCTTTTATGAGGTCGTAGGTTTTGTGCATTTTATTGTGGATAACCCTTCTATGAGCCTATCTTCTGCGGTTGAGTATGCAAGCCAACGTTTTCCAAGAATGCTTTTGCCACTATTTCTTATTACATTGCTTACTGTGGTGCTTGCACATGTAGGTCAGTTTGGCTTTATATTTACCCTAAAACCTCTCCAGTTTAAGTGGGAAAGGCTAAACCCCTTTGAAGGTCTAAAGAGGATTTTTTCCCTTAACACCGCCTTTGACCTCTTTAAAAATATACTAAAAGTGTCCCTTTTTATGGTAATTTCCTACTTCATACTTAAGGGAGATTTGTATAACCTTTTTAGTGCTCCTTCCCAAGACGCTTCAAGTTTCCTGCTTTACGCTCTGAGGCTTACCTTTAAGTTAATCTTAGTGCTTAGCGTTTTTGCAATACTTATAGCCTTGCTTGATTATGCTTACAAAAGGTGGGATTACGAGAGAAGAATAAGGATGAGTAAGGAGGAGATAAAGGAAGAATACAAACAGCAAGAAGGAGACCCTCAGATAAAGTCTGCCATAAAAAGGCGTATGAGACAGCTTGCCAGAGGTAGGATGATGAAAGAAGTTCCAAAGGCAAGCGTTGTCATCACAAACCCTACACACATAGCCATAGCTTTAAGATACAACCCTGAAGAAGGAGACAAAGCACCAAAGGTTTTAGCAAAGGGAAAGGGAGCTATAGCGGAAAGGATAGTTAGCATAGCCAACGAGAGTGGTGTGCCAGTTATAAGGAAAGAGGAGCTCGCAAGAGCCATGTATCCTGTGGTAGAAGTAGGAGAGGAAATACCTCCAAAGTTCTACAGGGCTGTTGCAGAAATTATAGCCTTCATAATGTTTAGGAAAAGGAGGCTTACCGCATGA
- the flgG gene encoding flagellar basal-body rod protein FlgG: protein MFRALWTSASGMTAQQTNLDVISHNMANVNTVGFKKMRATFQDLVYQTIRDPGAPTSPATRNPSGFQIGLGTYISDTYGIFTQGNIFQTGNQLDIAIQGEGFFKVVLPDGTIAYTRNGQFRLDADGRIVNPDGYPIDPEITIPPDAISLGVGPDGTVTVLRQGATAVEEVGRFELAKFVNPAGLRRIGNNLFIQTDASGEPVVDNPGNQGIGTLLQGYLEASNVNIVEEMVNLIIAQRAFEFNTKGITAADEMLGQTANLRR, encoded by the coding sequence ATGTTTAGGGCACTTTGGACATCAGCCTCTGGTATGACAGCTCAGCAGACAAACTTGGACGTTATTTCTCATAATATGGCAAATGTGAACACGGTGGGCTTTAAGAAAATGAGAGCAACCTTTCAGGACTTGGTCTACCAAACCATAAGGGACCCGGGAGCACCCACATCTCCTGCCACCAGAAATCCATCTGGCTTTCAGATAGGTCTTGGAACATACATATCGGACACTTACGGCATATTCACTCAGGGAAACATCTTCCAAACAGGTAATCAGTTAGACATAGCCATTCAGGGAGAGGGCTTTTTTAAGGTGGTTCTGCCAGACGGCACAATAGCCTACACAAGGAACGGCCAGTTCAGGCTTGATGCGGACGGAAGGATAGTTAATCCAGATGGCTATCCAATTGACCCAGAAATAACCATACCACCAGACGCTATAAGCCTGGGTGTTGGTCCTGATGGCACTGTAACGGTTCTGAGGCAGGGTGCTACCGCGGTGGAAGAGGTAGGTAGGTTTGAGCTTGCCAAGTTTGTAAACCCTGCAGGTCTTAGAAGGATAGGAAACAATCTATTTATACAAACTGATGCATCAGGCGAGCCAGTGGTGGACAACCCGGGCAACCAAGGCATAGGCACACTTCTTCAGGGATACCTTGAAGCCTCCAATGTGAACATAGTGGAGGAGATGGTAAACCTCATAATAGCTCAAAGGGCTTTTGAGTTCAACACAAAGGGTATTACCGCTGCGGATGAGATGCTTGGACAGACCGCTAATTTAAGAAGGTAA
- a CDS encoding NAD(P)H-dependent flavin oxidoreductase, with protein sequence MSLKPLKLRKKTVPVPIIQGGMGVGISWERLAGAVAREGAVGVVSAVGTGYRYPELVKRDRFGRPIGSIYTHSKEALTRLIQEAKRISEGKGAIGVNILCAITDYGRVAQDAVEAGADAIISGAGLPLRLPEYVGDADVALIPIVSSARALNLICRTWEKKYKRLPDAVVLEGPKSGGHQGFKYEECFMPEYQLENLFPSVLEEAQRWGSIPVIVAGGVWSYKDIVYYMQKGASGVQMATRFIATHECDAPPIYKEIVLNAEEEDIMLFKSPVGYPLRVIRTPFIERLLAGYNGWNGCVSHCITPCNKGEEAKKVGFCIADRLGSAWLGNYEEGIFISGANGHLLKKQGIISVKELIEILTGKRPDPTLEEEGVLK encoded by the coding sequence ATGTCTTTGAAACCTTTAAAGCTTAGAAAGAAAACCGTTCCAGTTCCTATAATTCAAGGTGGAATGGGTGTGGGTATATCCTGGGAAAGGCTGGCAGGTGCTGTAGCGAGAGAGGGTGCGGTCGGTGTGGTATCTGCGGTAGGCACTGGCTACAGATACCCAGAGCTTGTCAAAAGAGATAGGTTTGGAAGACCTATAGGGTCAATATACACCCATAGCAAGGAAGCCCTCACGAGGCTAATACAGGAAGCAAAGAGGATTTCGGAAGGTAAGGGTGCCATAGGAGTAAACATACTCTGTGCCATAACCGACTACGGAAGGGTTGCGCAAGATGCGGTTGAAGCTGGTGCGGATGCAATAATATCTGGTGCGGGTCTTCCCCTTAGGCTTCCTGAGTATGTGGGTGATGCGGATGTGGCGTTAATTCCCATAGTTTCCTCTGCCAGAGCCCTTAACCTTATATGCAGGACTTGGGAGAAAAAATACAAAAGGCTTCCTGATGCGGTTGTTCTTGAGGGTCCAAAATCTGGAGGGCATCAAGGCTTTAAATACGAAGAGTGCTTTATGCCAGAATATCAACTTGAGAACCTTTTCCCTTCTGTCCTTGAAGAAGCTCAAAGATGGGGAAGTATTCCAGTTATAGTGGCGGGTGGTGTTTGGAGCTACAAGGACATAGTCTACTACATGCAGAAGGGTGCAAGCGGTGTGCAAATGGCAACACGCTTTATAGCCACTCATGAGTGTGATGCACCACCCATATACAAGGAAATAGTCCTTAACGCAGAAGAAGAGGACATAATGCTCTTTAAGTCCCCTGTGGGCTATCCTCTTAGGGTAATAAGGACACCCTTTATAGAAAGACTTCTTGCTGGATACAATGGATGGAACGGCTGTGTTTCTCATTGTATAACACCCTGCAACAAGGGAGAAGAAGCTAAGAAGGTAGGCTTTTGCATAGCGGACAGGCTTGGCTCTGCGTGGCTTGGAAACTACGAGGAGGGCATATTCATAAGTGGTGCAAACGGACACCTACTTAAAAAGCAGGGAATAATAAGCGTAAAGGAGCTTATTGAAATACTCACAGGCAAAAGACCAGACCCAACCCTTGAGGAAGAAGGTGTTTTAAAATAA
- the fliR gene encoding flagellar biosynthetic protein FliR, with product MTLDINALLTLFLVYLRVVSFLLLVPLFGKEFMPNTFKVFLATAIGFALFLYSDIKPVEFPTTAHFFLACLKEVLFGFTAGLMLRLIFDAMQMAGELISLNMGLGLATIFNPQQPQSTVFAFFLSLLATMFFLALGGAEIVLLSISRSFQSVPPGGFDLYGINPEVFLSFFYESFLLAFKIALPVIVVMLFFNLVLALINRFIPQINVFIVGLPIQVFIGFVVLTLSFPVIFLAYSSHVREYIIKFVALIGGQ from the coding sequence ATGACTCTTGATATAAACGCGCTTCTTACCCTATTTCTTGTATATCTGAGGGTTGTTAGCTTTCTCCTTTTAGTGCCCCTGTTTGGCAAGGAATTTATGCCAAACACCTTTAAGGTTTTCTTGGCAACCGCCATAGGCTTTGCCCTATTTCTTTATTCAGATATAAAGCCTGTTGAGTTCCCTACCACCGCACACTTTTTTCTTGCATGTCTAAAGGAAGTCCTCTTTGGCTTTACCGCAGGGTTGATGCTTAGGCTTATTTTTGATGCCATGCAGATGGCTGGAGAGCTTATAAGCCTTAATATGGGTCTTGGTCTTGCTACCATATTTAACCCACAACAGCCTCAAAGCACGGTCTTTGCCTTTTTCTTGTCCCTTTTGGCAACTATGTTTTTCCTTGCCTTAGGTGGTGCGGAGATTGTTTTGCTATCTATAAGCAGGAGTTTTCAGAGTGTTCCACCGGGAGGCTTTGACTTATATGGGATAAACCCTGAGGTCTTCCTGAGCTTTTTTTACGAGAGCTTCCTTCTCGCCTTCAAAATTGCCCTTCCAGTTATAGTGGTTATGCTCTTTTTTAATCTTGTGCTTGCTCTCATAAACAGGTTCATACCACAGATAAACGTCTTTATAGTGGGGTTGCCCATTCAAGTTTTTATAGGTTTTGTGGTTCTAACTTTGTCTTTTCCTGTGATATTTCTTGCTTATTCTTCCCACGTAAGAGAGTATATAATTAAGTTTGTAGCCCTTATAGGTGGACAGTAA
- a CDS encoding DUF2905 domain-containing protein, protein MSEVGKVLLLMGFVLLILGLLLTFFEKLPLGLGRLPGDIVIKRDNFTFYFPLGTSIILSVVFSLLLTLLFSLLRK, encoded by the coding sequence ATGAGCGAGGTGGGCAAGGTGCTTTTGCTAATGGGCTTTGTTCTCCTCATCTTGGGATTACTGCTTACCTTCTTTGAGAAACTTCCCCTTGGGCTCGGAAGACTTCCAGGGGACATTGTGATAAAAAGGGATAACTTTACTTTCTACTTTCCCCTCGGCACTTCCATAATACTGAGTGTAGTCTTCTCTTTACTTCTTACCCTTCTTTTTAGCCTGTTGAGGAAGTAA